A single window of Hippocampus zosterae strain Florida chromosome 15, ASM2543408v3, whole genome shotgun sequence DNA harbors:
- the dcaf8 gene encoding DDB1- and CUL4-associated factor 8 isoform X2, with translation MAETEGKTTSLNGASGEEEAKGDQHKDACGSEDGAKHSDNGEASGDRNGPESEPKAEEGEEEEEEDDEEDTDSMDGSGLFSLTEDGERDSEGGRQERAKDGGRRAARKRNRPCGGNNNNRSSSSDDDDEEELKDGDENDKEDDEEDEAMEAWLGAELQDLRRLAWRAIPSLRCREIGRDSQQFVRRVCGARGLVQRLELQGRLERHSGCVNTLHFNPSGTRLASGSDDLRVVIWDWAIRRAELEFDSGHKSNVFQAKFLPHSGDSTLAMCARDGQIRVAELSATQRCKNTKRVAQHKGAAHKLALEPDSPCSFLSAGEDAIVFGIDLRLDRPANKLVMVKEGDKKVGLYTIFVNPAKTQHFAVGGRDQYVRIYDQRKINENDNNGVLKKFCPSHLVSNESKTSITCLVYSHDGTELLTTYNDEDIYLFDSNHSDGANYCRRYKGHRNNATVKGVNFYGPCSEFVVSGSDCGHIYLWDKHSARIVQFMEGDRGGVVNCLEPHPHLPGMATSGLDHDIKLWAPTAEVPTGLKGLKEVMKKNKRDRDEDSVRHGDQYDTQLLWFLMRHMRTRRPQSTRREGADADTDESWSSPDTSDEEEGSPDHVQCMSS, from the exons ATGGCAGAAACCGAAGGCAAAACCACGTCGCTCAACG GGGCCTCTGGGGAGGAAGAAGCCAAGGGGGATCAACACAAAGACGCCTGTGGGAGCGAAGATGGAGCGAAACAcagtg ACAACGGAGAGGCATCTGGTGACAGAAATGGACCAGAAAGTGAGCCGAAGGCGGAGGAaggtgaagaggaggaggaggaggatgatgaggaaGACACTGACAGCATGGATGGAAGCGGCCTCTTTTCTCTGACTGAGGATGGTGAAAGAGACAGCGAGGGAGGCAGACAGGAGAGGGCGAAAGATGGCGGAAGAAGGGCCGCACGGAAGCGGAACAGACCCTGCGGCGGCAATAACAACAACCGTTCCTCCAGCTCGGATGACGATGACGAAGAGGAGCTGAAAGATGGCGACGAAAACGACAAGGAAGACGACGAGGAAGACGAGGCGATGGAGGCGTGGTTGGGCGCCGAGCTGCAGGACCTGCGCAGGCTGGCGTGGCGCGCCATCCCCTCACTGCGCTGTCGGGAGATTGGCCGGGACTCGCAACAGTTTGTGAGGCGCGTGTGCGGCGCCCGGGGCCTGGTGCAGAGGCTGGAACTACAGGGTCGGCTGGAGAGACACTCCGGTTGCGTCAACACGCTGCACTTCAACCCGTCGGGCACGCGGCTGGCGTCCGGCAGCGACGACCTCCGCGTGGTCATCTGGGACTGGGCCATCCGGCGCGCTGAGCTGGAGTTCGACAGCGGGCACAAGAGCAATGTCTTTCAG GCCAAGTTCCTACCTCACAGCGGTGACTCCACCTTGGCCATGTGCGCCCGTGACGGTCAGATTCGTGTGGCGGAGCTCTCAGCCACCCAACGCTGCAAGAACACCAAGAGGGTGGCACAGCACAAAGGGGCTGCACACAAG ttGGCCCTGGAGCCGGACTCTCCGTGCTCCTTTCTGTCGGCGGGAGAGGACGCCATCGTGTTTGGAATCGACCTGCGGCTTGACCGTCCTGCGAA CAAACTGGTGATGGTGAAGGAAGGTGACAAAAAAGTGGGCCTCTACACAATCTTCGtcaacccggccaagacgcAGCACTTTGCGGTCGGCGGGAGGGATCAGTACGTCAG GATTTACGACCAGAGGAAGATCAACGAGAATGACAATAACGGCGTACTGAAGAAGTTCTGCCCCTCACATCTGGTGTCCAACGAGTCCAAAACCAGCATCACCTGCCTCGTGTACAGCCATGATGGCACAG AGCTACTTACCACCTACAATGACGAGGACATCTACCTGTTTGACTCCAACCACAGCGACGGCGCCAACTACTGCAGGAGATACAAGGGACACCGCAACAATGCTACAG TGAAGGGCGTCAATTTCTACGGGCCGTGCAGCGAGTTTGTGGTGAGCGGCAGTGACTGCGGACACATCTACCTATGGGATAAACACTCAGCTCGCATCGTCCAGTTCATGGAGGGCGACAGAGGCGGAGTG GTGAACTGCTTGGAGCCGCACCCCCACCTGCCAGGCATGGCTACGAGCGGCCTAGACCATGACATCAAGCTGTGGGCCCCCACTGCCGAGGTTCCCACTGGACTCAAGGGCCTCAAAGAG GTGATGAAAAAGAACAAGCGGGACCGTGATGAGGACAGCGTGCGGCATGGTGACCAGTATGACACCCAGCTGCTGTGGTTCCTGATGAGACACATGAGGACCCGACGGCCACAGAGC ACACGACGTGAAGGAGCTGACGCCGACACCGACGAGTCTTGGAGCTCGCCAGACACCTCTGACGAAGAGGAGGGGAGTCCAGATCATGTTCAGTGCATGTCCTCCTga
- the dcaf8 gene encoding DDB1- and CUL4-associated factor 8 isoform X1 codes for MTPPPPCVCDRIAFTDVMAETEGKTTSLNGASGEEEAKGDQHKDACGSEDGAKHSDNGEASGDRNGPESEPKAEEGEEEEEEDDEEDTDSMDGSGLFSLTEDGERDSEGGRQERAKDGGRRAARKRNRPCGGNNNNRSSSSDDDDEEELKDGDENDKEDDEEDEAMEAWLGAELQDLRRLAWRAIPSLRCREIGRDSQQFVRRVCGARGLVQRLELQGRLERHSGCVNTLHFNPSGTRLASGSDDLRVVIWDWAIRRAELEFDSGHKSNVFQAKFLPHSGDSTLAMCARDGQIRVAELSATQRCKNTKRVAQHKGAAHKLALEPDSPCSFLSAGEDAIVFGIDLRLDRPANKLVMVKEGDKKVGLYTIFVNPAKTQHFAVGGRDQYVRIYDQRKINENDNNGVLKKFCPSHLVSNESKTSITCLVYSHDGTELLTTYNDEDIYLFDSNHSDGANYCRRYKGHRNNATVKGVNFYGPCSEFVVSGSDCGHIYLWDKHSARIVQFMEGDRGGVVNCLEPHPHLPGMATSGLDHDIKLWAPTAEVPTGLKGLKEVMKKNKRDRDEDSVRHGDQYDTQLLWFLMRHMRTRRPQSTRREGADADTDESWSSPDTSDEEEGSPDHVQCMSS; via the exons atgacacccccccccccttgcgtgTGTGACAGAATTGCCTTCACGGACGTCATGGCAGAAACCGAAGGCAAAACCACGTCGCTCAACG GGGCCTCTGGGGAGGAAGAAGCCAAGGGGGATCAACACAAAGACGCCTGTGGGAGCGAAGATGGAGCGAAACAcagtg ACAACGGAGAGGCATCTGGTGACAGAAATGGACCAGAAAGTGAGCCGAAGGCGGAGGAaggtgaagaggaggaggaggaggatgatgaggaaGACACTGACAGCATGGATGGAAGCGGCCTCTTTTCTCTGACTGAGGATGGTGAAAGAGACAGCGAGGGAGGCAGACAGGAGAGGGCGAAAGATGGCGGAAGAAGGGCCGCACGGAAGCGGAACAGACCCTGCGGCGGCAATAACAACAACCGTTCCTCCAGCTCGGATGACGATGACGAAGAGGAGCTGAAAGATGGCGACGAAAACGACAAGGAAGACGACGAGGAAGACGAGGCGATGGAGGCGTGGTTGGGCGCCGAGCTGCAGGACCTGCGCAGGCTGGCGTGGCGCGCCATCCCCTCACTGCGCTGTCGGGAGATTGGCCGGGACTCGCAACAGTTTGTGAGGCGCGTGTGCGGCGCCCGGGGCCTGGTGCAGAGGCTGGAACTACAGGGTCGGCTGGAGAGACACTCCGGTTGCGTCAACACGCTGCACTTCAACCCGTCGGGCACGCGGCTGGCGTCCGGCAGCGACGACCTCCGCGTGGTCATCTGGGACTGGGCCATCCGGCGCGCTGAGCTGGAGTTCGACAGCGGGCACAAGAGCAATGTCTTTCAG GCCAAGTTCCTACCTCACAGCGGTGACTCCACCTTGGCCATGTGCGCCCGTGACGGTCAGATTCGTGTGGCGGAGCTCTCAGCCACCCAACGCTGCAAGAACACCAAGAGGGTGGCACAGCACAAAGGGGCTGCACACAAG ttGGCCCTGGAGCCGGACTCTCCGTGCTCCTTTCTGTCGGCGGGAGAGGACGCCATCGTGTTTGGAATCGACCTGCGGCTTGACCGTCCTGCGAA CAAACTGGTGATGGTGAAGGAAGGTGACAAAAAAGTGGGCCTCTACACAATCTTCGtcaacccggccaagacgcAGCACTTTGCGGTCGGCGGGAGGGATCAGTACGTCAG GATTTACGACCAGAGGAAGATCAACGAGAATGACAATAACGGCGTACTGAAGAAGTTCTGCCCCTCACATCTGGTGTCCAACGAGTCCAAAACCAGCATCACCTGCCTCGTGTACAGCCATGATGGCACAG AGCTACTTACCACCTACAATGACGAGGACATCTACCTGTTTGACTCCAACCACAGCGACGGCGCCAACTACTGCAGGAGATACAAGGGACACCGCAACAATGCTACAG TGAAGGGCGTCAATTTCTACGGGCCGTGCAGCGAGTTTGTGGTGAGCGGCAGTGACTGCGGACACATCTACCTATGGGATAAACACTCAGCTCGCATCGTCCAGTTCATGGAGGGCGACAGAGGCGGAGTG GTGAACTGCTTGGAGCCGCACCCCCACCTGCCAGGCATGGCTACGAGCGGCCTAGACCATGACATCAAGCTGTGGGCCCCCACTGCCGAGGTTCCCACTGGACTCAAGGGCCTCAAAGAG GTGATGAAAAAGAACAAGCGGGACCGTGATGAGGACAGCGTGCGGCATGGTGACCAGTATGACACCCAGCTGCTGTGGTTCCTGATGAGACACATGAGGACCCGACGGCCACAGAGC ACACGACGTGAAGGAGCTGACGCCGACACCGACGAGTCTTGGAGCTCGCCAGACACCTCTGACGAAGAGGAGGGGAGTCCAGATCATGTTCAGTGCATGTCCTCCTga